CAACAGCACCAGGCGGCGGTTCAGCGGAGCGAGCCAATCGATCGTGCCCCATACCAGCCCCGAGAGCATCGATCCGATCGCCAGCGCCGCAATCAGCACACCGGCCATGGACCCGCTGCCCTGTTCGCGAGCGAACGCGGTCAGCACGAGTTCGAAGGTGCCGAGCACCGTGCCCATCGCCAGCGCGACTACGCACAGAATCATCAGACCCGGAATCTTGATCGGCGAACCGGTGCTGCGCAACTGATCCAGATCGCGCCCCGGTGGGGGTTCGGTCCGGGTCTGGGTGGCGAAGAGCAAACTGCCGCAGACGGCGAATGCTGCGGCGACGACCATACCGGTGGTCGCATGACCGCTGGTGGACAGAACCGTGACGAGCACGGGTCCGAGAATGAACACCAGCTCGTCGAGGACGGATTCCATCGCCAGGGCGGTCGGCAGCCGGCTCGATCCCTCCAGCATGTATGCCCAGCGGGCGCGCAGCATGGAGCCGACAGGAGGTATGAATCCACCCGCTATCGCTGCCGTGGCATACAGCATCCAGGCGGGCGCGTGATTCTGAACTGCGACGATGAATAGTCCGGCACCCGCGCCGAACATGATCACGACCGGGACCAGGACACGGCGTTGGCCATACCGGTCAGCGAGACGGCCCAGGATCGGGCCGAGGATCGCGGTGGCGACAGCGCCGACGGCCGCCACCGTACCGCCCAGCCCGTACGACGACCCCGGGTACTCGCCAACAATGAGGAACACCGACCCGAGGCCGACCATCGATAACGGGAGTCGTCCGATGAATCCGAAGAGTTCCATCAGAGCGGTATTCGGGGTGCGCAGAACCTCGCGATAAGGCCCTAACACGCGATCACCACACCGGACACGCTATCGGATCGAATACGAGCATGCGCGCTGACTGGCCAAACAACGCCAGGACCATAACGAACGCCTCGCACCGCGACATCCACCTGGATATGCGTCGATCCGGGCCGCCCGCGAACTAACCGTGCGCGGTTCGTACGACCCGGCGCCGCGCACCGGTCAGCACCACGCCGCGCCCGAGGATCACCCGAACCCACGCGGGCACCGATCACCAGCGAACTTCGTCGATGAAGTGACTCGGCTCGACGCCTTGTCTGCGCACCGACCAGGTACCTTGGAGACACTCATGCGTCCGCCCAGACCCCGGAGGCCAGCCCGATGACGACACCGCAAAACCCAGGTGGCTCCGACCCGGCGGCGACGCCACCGGCGCGACCTCGGCGCGGTAGGCATTGGGCTCCTGGGCAGGACGACGACGACGATCCACACCCCTCGGATTACCAGAGCGCAGAGTCATCCACCGACGCATCGGCGGATACGACACCGAAACCCACCGAGACCGCCCCCGACGCCACTGAGGCGGAGCACGCGCAGACACCCGCGCCCGAAGAGGCCATCGCCGATGAATCCGCTGGATCCGGCTCAACGGACCCGGCAGCGTCATCACCAGATTCAGCCGGCTCCGACTCGAGCGATACCGCCACGTCCGATACGGATTCGAGCGATACAGATTCGAGCAGTACAGCTTCGAGCGACGCCGAGTCGGGAAATACCGAGTCGAAGGCCGTGGAGAGGTCGAACTCCGACTCCACGGCTCCGGACGCAACGGCGCCCGAGACCACATCGGCAAGCATCCCCTCGGCAGACACAACGCCGCCAGGCACCGCGAGGGCGGATGCTACCGAGGCAGAAACTACGCCGGTCGAGGGCTTCGCTCCGCCAGTCGCGGGGGCCTTTGAACCGCCTGCCGCGGGCACTCTCGACTCACGTGGTACGGCAGCCGCAACGGACGCCGCCGAATCGCGGAGCGGTCCACGGCACGCAGCGTCCGGATCTCGTTTTCGCCTGCAACCGTGGATGTTGGTGATCGCCGCGGTCGTGGTGATCCTGCTCGTCGTCTGGCTCGTCATCGGCCTCACCTCCGGAAGCGGGGACGACAACGACGCGCCTTCTGACTCGTCGACAACCTCCGCGGCCCCAACATCAAGCGAAGAAGCTGCACCCTCTTCGGTCGAGGCCGTCGCTCTCCCGCAGGTGCTGTGCATGGGTCAGTCGTACGCGATGCTGGAGCCCGACCTGACTACTGACGAAATGCTCGCTGACCCCGCGGCGCTGGAAGAGAAGTATCCGGGCAGCATCCTGTCGACGATCCCCGCCGGTTGCATCGCGGATTCCACGGAACGCGATCAGGTCGTGCTCGCGCTCGGTCCATTCCCCAGCCTCGCCGAAGCGTGTGCCGCGGGTACCGAGGCCGAAGTGAAGTTCACGGCGTACGAAGGTAGCGCCGACACCGGCTTGACGGCCGCGGCCTGCCCGGGGGCATAAGGATGCAGAGCGCTGCCCCCACGCCACGGGTGCACGTCATCTCCCTCGGCGGCACGATCGCCTCGAGTGCCAGCGACGGGTCACCTGTCGCGCCCGAGATCACCGGGGCACAGCTCGTGGCGGCAGTCCCCCAGTTGCGGGCCGTCGCCGAGGTGACGACCGAACAACTGGCCCAAGTGGGATCGCCCAGCCTTGATATCGACACCGTTCGCCAGGTCGCCATCCGCGGCGCGGCCGCGGTCGCGGACGGTGCGCGGGGCGTCGTCATCACGCAGGGCACCGACACGCTCGAGGAGACCGCGTACCTGCTGTCGTTACTGAACGACACTGGCAGACCGTTCGTCGCGACCGGCGCGATGCGTAATCCGACGATGGCCGGCGCCGACGGCCCGGCCAATCTCCTCGCTGCGGTGAGTGCTGCCGCGAGCGATGAACTCGTCGACGTACGGGCTCTGCTGGCCTTCAACGATGAACTGCATGACCCGCTGTGGGTACGCAAATCGCACACAGCCAGTACGGCGACATTCACCTCTGCCCCTCAGGCCGGACCGATGGGGTGGCTGCACGAAGGCGAGATCCGGCTCGGATATCGCCCGGCAACACCGCCGTGGACCGGTTCGCCCTCGCTCGAAATTCCCCCGGTCGCGCTCGTATCCGCCGGGCTCGGTGAGGACCTGCGCCTCGTCGAACCACTGCCCGACCTCGGGTACGCCGGCGTCGTCATCGCAGGCACCGGCGGCGGTCACGTGCATCAGGACGCCGTTGATCGAGTGACCGCACTCGCTCAGCGGGTGCCGGTGGTGATTGCCTCACGTACCGGCTCGGGGCAGTTACTGCGGCGCACGTACGGATTCCGCGGTGGGGAGGTAGACCTGCTCTCGCGAGGTCTGCTCAGCGCCGGAGGTCTATCAGCGCCCAAAGCGCGGCTGCTGCTGGGGCTCATGCTGGCGCACGACGCCGTCGCTGACTGGCCCTACTAGCCGCGCAGACGACCCTCGTCGCGGCGCCCATCAGCACGTTGGGGCGCCGCTGGATCTGCGGCCGGGTGGCCGCCGGCGTGTCGGCCACCGAACCCGCCACACCCGGCGTCGAGACCCGCCGTACGTGACACCGTCTTCATACCGAGGTGACCGACAGTTTGAGCTGGCACTCTCGCAGGCACGCTGAACGCAGTCTCAGCACAGCTCACGCTGCGTTTTCAGCGCTGCGCGCGACTATCGGATCGCGTCAGAGAGCGTCGCTCGGTGCTCCGGGTGCGCGATCGCGATCAGTCGACCAGGACGTTCATCCAGCGGTACACCGCGCAGATCAGCGACGCCGTACTCAGTGACAAACAGATCGGCGTCCGCACGTGGCGTCGTCACCACACCATCGGCCAGACGCGGCACAATCCGCGATAGCGCACCCTTTGCCGCGGACGACGGGAAGGCGATGATTGACCGTCCCCGCGCCGAGGTCATCGCGGCGCGGACGAAGTCCAACTGGCCACCGACGCCGCCGGCGTACTTCCCATTCATCGTCTCCGCGTTCACCTGCCCGTACAGGTCGACCTCGATCGCCGAGTTGATCGCCCAGAAATCATCGAAGGCGACCAATGAGCGCGGGCCATGCGTGTGATCAATCGACCGGACGGCAAGTTGTTCGTTGTCGTCGGCCCAATCCGCGAGACGCTTCGAACCGAACACCAGCCCGGTGACCGAGACCCCGGGGTCGATCTCCTTGCGCGCGTTCGTGATGACCCCGGATTCGATCAACTCCAGCACCGAATCAGTCATCATCCCCGAGTGATAGCCGAGGTCCTTCTTGCCGGCGAGCGCATACGCGGTCGCATCGGGGACGGCGCCGATCCCGAGTTGAATCGTCGCGCCGTCCGGCACTCGATCGGCGATCAGCGAAGCAATTGTCTGAGCGTCTGGGCTCTGCTTGGCCGCCGGCCACTCCATCACCGGGCTGTCGCTGCGCACGAAGAAGTCCAGATCGCTCAGCGCCACCTTCGTATCGCCGTGACTGAAGGGCACGTTCGGGTTGATCTCGCCGACCACGACCCGAGCACGGCGTATCGCCTCCTGCAGCATGTCGCCGACCAACCCCGTTGAGCACACCCCACCGCGAGGCTCGGACAACTGCACCAGGACCACGTCCAACTCGACGATGCCCTGACGAATGAGCTGCGGAACGCTGCCGAGTCGGATCGGCATCACGTCGACCGCGCCGACCTTGGTCAGCCGCGCCGTCTCCCCTAACCCGCCGAACCCGAAGAACCGGAAAGTGTCGGTCTGCTCCGCATTGAGCGTGTCTCCGCGAGTTACCCCCAAGAAGAGATTGAGCCGCTCGCCGTCACCGACGATTTCTCTACGTTGCGCGACGAGAGCCCGGGTCAACGTGATCGGCTCGGCGGTACCCTGCCCCCAGACCAATGTGTCACCGGGGCGGATGATCTTCGCCAGGTCCAGCGAGTCGGTAGTGAGTTCAGTCGGTTCGGCAGTTCGGTCGCGCAGCACCAGATTCCTCCACAATTGTCACCGGGTTCTCTCCGGCTCGGGCATGAGCGTAACTAATGTGGAGTCGGGCATCGGTGCGTAGCGCCTCGGCACGGCGTCACCACGCCACTGAAGGGAAAGGACGGCGACGTGAGCATTCTCGGCACCCGCGTACTACGCACGGAGGACCCGCGATTTCTCACCGGTCGCTCGATCTACACCGCGGACCTCACTGATCCGCGTCTGAACGGCGCCGCACACGCCTACTTCGTACGCTCGAGCATCGCGCACGGCGTCGTTGAGCAGATCTCCACGGCCACAGCGCGACAGGCCCCCGGTGTCCTCGCCGTCTACACCGCCCGCGACCTGCCGATGCTGCCGGTTCCACCGGGGCTGCGCCCGCTCGAGCCCCAGATGCACCGTGCTCCGCTGGCCACCGATCGAGTCCGGTTCGTCGGCGAACCTATCGCGCTGGTGATCGCGCGCACGGAGGCCGAGGCGCTGGACGCCGCCGAACTGATCGAGATCGATATCGAACCGCTGGACGTGGTCGTCGACGCACACGACGCCCAGCGCGACGAAGTGCTGCTGTTTCCCAGT
The sequence above is a segment of the Cumulibacter soli genome. Coding sequences within it:
- a CDS encoding MFS transporter; this encodes MLGPYREVLRTPNTALMELFGFIGRLPLSMVGLGSVFLIVGEYPGSSYGLGGTVAAVGAVATAILGPILGRLADRYGQRRVLVPVVIMFGAGAGLFIVAVQNHAPAWMLYATAAIAGGFIPPVGSMLRARWAYMLEGSSRLPTALAMESVLDELVFILGPVLVTVLSTSGHATTGMVVAAAFAVCGSLLFATQTRTEPPPGRDLDQLRSTGSPIKIPGLMILCVVALAMGTVLGTFELVLTAFAREQGSGSMAGVLIAALAIGSMLSGLVWGTIDWLAPLNRRLVLLLGALTLATLPTLIISNIWLMTLFVAVCGIAVSPSLITMFTICEEIVPREQTNEGFTWLGTMLALGVAVGTSLSGVVTDEYSPNLAFGVGTVAVAVAGLVVWAGNRKLQVRGRQVVPDGSYGYPDLDA
- a CDS encoding asparaginase — protein: MQSAAPTPRVHVISLGGTIASSASDGSPVAPEITGAQLVAAVPQLRAVAEVTTEQLAQVGSPSLDIDTVRQVAIRGAAAVADGARGVVITQGTDTLEETAYLLSLLNDTGRPFVATGAMRNPTMAGADGPANLLAAVSAAASDELVDVRALLAFNDELHDPLWVRKSHTASTATFTSAPQAGPMGWLHEGEIRLGYRPATPPWTGSPSLEIPPVALVSAGLGEDLRLVEPLPDLGYAGVVIAGTGGGHVHQDAVDRVTALAQRVPVVIASRTGSGQLLRRTYGFRGGEVDLLSRGLLSAGGLSAPKARLLLGLMLAHDAVADWPY
- a CDS encoding acetyl-CoA hydrolase/transferase family protein gives rise to the protein MLRDRTAEPTELTTDSLDLAKIIRPGDTLVWGQGTAEPITLTRALVAQRREIVGDGERLNLFLGVTRGDTLNAEQTDTFRFFGFGGLGETARLTKVGAVDVMPIRLGSVPQLIRQGIVELDVVLVQLSEPRGGVCSTGLVGDMLQEAIRRARVVVGEINPNVPFSHGDTKVALSDLDFFVRSDSPVMEWPAAKQSPDAQTIASLIADRVPDGATIQLGIGAVPDATAYALAGKKDLGYHSGMMTDSVLELIESGVITNARKEIDPGVSVTGLVFGSKRLADWADDNEQLAVRSIDHTHGPRSLVAFDDFWAINSAIEVDLYGQVNAETMNGKYAGGVGGQLDFVRAAMTSARGRSIIAFPSSAAKGALSRIVPRLADGVVTTPRADADLFVTEYGVADLRGVPLDERPGRLIAIAHPEHRATLSDAIR